From Enoplosus armatus isolate fEnoArm2 chromosome 23, fEnoArm2.hap1, whole genome shotgun sequence, a single genomic window includes:
- the LOC139306101 gene encoding 7SK snRNA methylphosphate capping enzyme-like yields the protein MMRMSLDKETVLPHKVSPASGILSEQPQLAKTCPLHPKNGLHPPGNSQTPLTTSAPPTQRIAKRRYSMGVGFKGLAKRRRRANSDSQSEPVLPSHFLLGGNIFDPLNLNSLLDEDVNRATNQETPKCSPLPSRGGDPVEILVPRDITDPLNLKGGDRKGDEGVLLSPLKSRRRHRNRHHGVGGGEREVIPARLFPSTAGLAVPLLIREGSVSASPLPCELNTAITCRDDVAPPPILPRRHTHPPPGHTHKPGNHGDGRQRRRRRTTSMRSADSTAHTNTTAQPTKFQTPLVGGAKAGRCGGPQPGSVQPPAKKKDKHRYQYGNHSCYYGYHGSYGDRWEGRVGPEEDPRLRLLEADWFRDKNVLDVGCGAGHVTLAVARRFGPAHILGVELDERLVHAAKQNVRHFLSHELVVEMRRRREPLGQREEDEEEKKKEDVMEEFQQALSLLSLPLSFRVSRGPLSAPPLPLPSSSSSSSLSCSSRFPNNITFIQGDYVSEREAWPGRGLYDVVMCLGVTKWVQLQAGDGGVVRLFRRAYQSLSPGGLFILEPQPWSSYSHNKRASEATYRHYRAVRLRPEQFTCYLTDSVGFTSYRLIKHTGNQRPIYLFHKGPAQRK from the exons ATGATGAGGATGTCACTGGACAAAGAGACTGTCCTTCCTCACAAGGTCAGCCCTGCCTCCGGCATCCTATCAGAGCAGCCACAGCTGGCTAAGACCTGCCCACTCCATCCTAAGAATGGCCTCCATCCACCTGGCAACAGCCAGACCCCTCTCACCACCTCCGCTCCCCCCACTCAGCGAATCGCAAAGAGGCGATACTCCATGGGCGTCGGGTTCAAGGGGCTGGCCAAGCGCCGTCGCCGAGCTAACagtgacagccaatcagagcccgTGCTGCCGAGTCACTTCCTGTTGGGTGGGAACATCTTTGACCCTCTGAACCTCAATTCGCTATTGGACGAAGATGTCAACAG GGCGACCAATCAGGAGACACCAAAGTGCTCACCTCTGCCATCTCGGGGCGGAGACCCTGTAGAGATCCTGGTTCCCCGTGATATCACCGACCCCCTGAACCTGaagggaggagacaggaaagGGGACGAGGGAGTCCTGCTGTCCCCCTTGAAGTccaggaggagacacaggaaCAGACACCATGGAgtggggggaggagagagggaggtgataCCAGCTCGACTGTTTCCCTCCACAGCCGGACTGGCAG TTCCTCTGTTGATCAGAGAGGGCAGTGTTTCAGCGTCTCCTCTTCCCTGTGAACTCAATACGGCCATCACCTGTCGAGATGACGTAGCCCCGCCCCCCATCCTCCCCAGGAGacacacccaccccccaccaggCCACACCCACAAGCCTGGTAACCATGGTGACGGTCGCCAACGGAGACGACGCCGTACCACCTCGATGAGGTCAGCAGACAGCACTGCACACACCAATACCACAGCTCAACCAACCAAATTCCAGACGCCGCTGGTGGGAGGAGCTAAAGCTGGCAG GTGTGGAGGACCTCAGCCTGGCTCCGTTCAGCCACCAGCGAAGAAGAAGGACAAACACCGCTACCAGTACggcaaccacagctgctactacGGCTACCACGGTTCCTACGGCGACAGGTGGGAGGGGCGAGTCGGGCCAGAGGAGGACCCACGGCTCCGCCTCCTGGAAGCCGATTGGTTCAGAGACAAGAATGTGCTGGATGTGGGTTGTGGCGCGGGTCACGTGACGCTGGCCGTTGCCCGGAGGTTTGGCCCTGCCCACATCCTGGGGGTGGAGCTAGATGAACGATTGGTCCACGCTGCCAAGCAGAATGTGAGGCACTTCCTGTCACATGAGCTGGTagtggagatgaggaggaggagagaaccgctgggacagagggaggaagacgaggaggagaagaagaaggaggacgTGATGGAGGAGTTTCAGCAggctctgtctctcctctccctccccctgtcGTTCAGGGTGAGTCGAggtcctctctctgctcctcctctccccctcccttcatcatcatcatcatcatcattatcgtGTTCCTCCAGGTTCCCCAACAACATCACCTTCATACAG GGCGACTACGTGTCAGAACGGGAGGCATGGCCTGGGCGTGGCCTGTATGATGTCGTCATGTGTCTGGGCGTGACCAAGTGGGTGCAGCTGCAGGCAGGTGACGGGGGCGTGGTCAGACTATTCAGACGAGCCTATCAGAGCTTGTCGCCAGGCGGATTATTCATCCTGGAGCCACAACCATGGAGCAGCTACAGCCACAACAAGAGGGCCTCG GAGGCGACGTATCGTCACTACAGAGCTGTGAGGCTGAGACCTGAACAGTTTACCTGCTACCTGACTGACAGTGTGGGCTTCACCTCATACAGactcatcaaacacacag gtaaCCAGCGGCCGATCTACCTGTTCCACAAAGGCCCCGCCCAGAGGAAGTGA
- the LOC139306103 gene encoding uncharacterized protein isoform X2, translating to MDSSQESSELLQSPSNRNSSLWLNELVLLEERDTGDDSVGSRESRHPGPQQLRERQKLENTAVEQMDSSQESSELLQSPSNRNSSLWLNELVLLGERDTGDDSVGSRESRHPALLWTFHHLLSQVRLGGRGLSLTAGEAAAGLGGAIGEGGGPITDVGGPDGDMGLAAVEEGGVREEIDAEFPQVMDDSTERADGMTLDLPGHAPRHGYHGNEAGQELGL from the exons ATGGACTCCTCCCAGGAG agctcGGAGCTCCTCCAGTCTCCCAGTAACAGGAACAGCAGTCTGTGGCTCAATGAACTGGTCTTactggaagagagagacacCGGAGACGACAGCgtggggagcagagagagccGACACCCG GGTCCTCAACAGCTGAGAGAACGACAGAAGCTGGAGAACAcg GCTGTGGAGCAGATGGACTCCTCCCAGGAG agctcGGAGCTCCTCCAGTCTCCCAGTAACAGGAACAGCAGTCTGTGGCTCAATGAACTGGTCttactgggagagagagacaccggTGACGACAGCgtggggagcagagagagccGACACCCG GCTCTGCTGTGGACCTTTCACCACCTCCTGAGTCAAGTTCGACTCGGTGGACGAGGACTCAGTCTCACTGCCggtgaagctgctgctggcctgGGTGGAGCCATCGGAGAGGGGGGCGGGCCCATTACGGATGTGGGTGGACCGGACGGCGACATGGGCTTGGCAGCTGtagaggagggaggggtcagAGAAGAGATCGACGCAGAGTTTCCTCAAGTAATGGACgacagcacagagagagcagacGGGATGACCTTGGACCTTCCAGGCCATGCCCCCCGCCACGGTTACCATGGAAACGAGGCAGGGCAAGAGCTGGGGCTGTGA